Proteins encoded in a region of the Candidatus Zixiibacteriota bacterium genome:
- a CDS encoding metallophosphoesterase — MTRIVFVSDLHVDSSVANREFVPALRDAVLAASPDVFMMGGDIAGNLEDFNWTLRQFANLPALKVMVPGNHDIWIESKRALLTGLDSGGKYNVHLPKIAEANGFVMLHDRPVAVGEIAIAGCMGWYDYSYRNADLDTTATLTDYARGVWTNPRTGQPHMWNDMQNVWWLKDLHEPAQGLSRAGLCRSDAEITASMATALRAQLAEAVEGGAERVIVVTHFVPSRQLLVYGGTPQDYWNAYHGATTIEAAITGCALVTHAFFGHLHHDTDIKNGKIRYISRPVGYIDSGPITAADRLHVLDV; from the coding sequence ATGACTCGAATCGTCTTCGTATCCGACCTGCATGTTGACTCTTCAGTAGCTAATCGAGAGTTCGTTCCAGCATTGCGAGACGCTGTGCTTGCCGCTTCTCCCGATGTCTTCATGATGGGCGGGGACATCGCCGGAAATCTGGAGGATTTCAATTGGACTTTGCGTCAGTTTGCCAATTTGCCGGCACTCAAAGTTATGGTACCCGGGAACCATGATATCTGGATCGAGTCGAAGCGAGCGCTTCTGACGGGACTCGATTCTGGTGGGAAGTACAATGTTCATCTGCCGAAAATCGCTGAGGCCAACGGCTTCGTGATGCTCCACGACCGCCCGGTTGCTGTCGGGGAAATTGCCATCGCCGGGTGCATGGGCTGGTACGATTATTCCTACCGCAACGCCGACTTGGACACAACCGCGACTCTGACAGATTACGCTCGCGGAGTCTGGACGAACCCGCGAACCGGACAGCCGCACATGTGGAACGACATGCAGAACGTCTGGTGGCTCAAGGATCTGCATGAGCCGGCGCAGGGATTGAGCCGGGCCGGATTGTGCCGGAGCGATGCCGAGATTACGGCATCGATGGCGACTGCCCTGCGGGCGCAATTGGCGGAAGCGGTCGAAGGCGGCGCCGAGCGCGTGATCGTCGTCACGCACTTCGTGCCGTCGCGGCAATTGCTGGTTTATGGTGGTACGCCGCAGGACTACTGGAATGCCTATCACGGCGCGACGACAATCGAAGCGGCCATCACTGGGTGCGCGCTGGTGACCCACGCATTTTTCGGGCATTTGCATCACGATACTGATATCAAAAACGGCAAGATCCGCTATATTTCCCGGCCGGTCGGTTACATTGACAGCGGCCCGATTACAGCCGCTGACCGTCTGCACGTGCTCGATGTCTGA